The genomic region AAAattttctgtttgtttgtttgtttgtgggtaATTAAATTCACGGACAGGTGAATTGATGTTTCGGTGTTTTGAGTTTGAGGGCGAGTGGCAGTTACAATTACAAAGCCAGGGAGAGGTGAAGAAAGATAGCCCAACACCGgagtaaatattaaaataacattaattttcaaacaatataattagtagttaagttttacaaattatattttttactagcatctcgagtctaaaagactcaattttggggctataaatcgagtctttaatgctcgatttttatggtctgattttgtctgatgtggcattttttccacgtggcgactACTTACAGAaacagaccataaaaatcgagcattaaagactcgatttatagtcCCAAAATCGAgccttttagactcgagatgctagtaaaaaatatagtttataaaacttaactactaattatattgtttgaaaattaatgctattttaatattttctccccAACACCAGGAGAGACACGGATCGATGACGTGACAATTATTTACAACCGTTGGATTAAATCAAAGGCTGAAATTATAACTATTGCACGGGGTGCAATACCTGGATATGaatcctctcaaaaaaaaaacacaaacactgAAACACACAAATAGAACAGCATATTAGTTGTAGAAGTTGTAGACTTGTAGTTCTCCTCCGAATCCAAAGGGTCAAATTCAATTTCCATTGTTCGTTAAGCGGTGACAGTAACTGCACACTAACACATAGCTTTCTGCTTCTAAAATATCGAAAATTCAGCTTATAAGTTTAGCCACAAAGCCCCCACAAAGGCTTGTTGAAGAAAAACTCATTGCGctcttgcaatcatgtaaggcTCTAAAACAACTcaaacaaatccaaacccaGATAATTACTCACAGCTTCCTACACAATAATGACTACTACTACTTCATCCCAAGAAGATTTATCACGGCTTGTGCTGAGCTCAAGAAAATGGCTTATGCACGCAAAGTGTTCGATCAAATTCCTGACCCGCCAAATATTGCGCTATGGAATGCAATGTTCAAAGGGTATGCTCAAAATGAGTCTTATAGGGaagttttagttttgtttagTAATATGAAGAGCTTGGATGTGATGCCCAATTGCTTTACTTTCCCTATTGTTTTGAAATCTTGTGGGAAAATTAATGCATATGTGGAAGGCCAGGAAGTGCAATGTGTGGCAATAAAGGGTGGGTTTAGAGGAAACCCATTTGTGGGAACTACGTTGATTGATATGTATGCGGGTGGAGGAGCAATTAGAGCTGCTTACAAGGTCTTTGGTGAGATGGTTGAGAGGAATGTAGTTGCTTGGACTTCGATGATTAGTGGGTATATTTTGTGTCGTGATATGGTTTCTGCACAGCGCCTTTTTGACTTGGCTCCTGAGCGAGATGTTGTGTTGTGGAACACTATGGTTTCAGGTTATATTGAATTGGGTGATATGGTAGCAGCAAGGAAGCTTTTCGATGAGATGCCTAACCGAGATGTGATGTCTTGGAATACGGTGTTGAACGGTTATGCGAATAATGGGGATGTTGAGGCGTGTGAGAGGTTGTTTGAAGAGATGCCTGAGAGGAATATTTTCTCTTGGAATGGACTGATTGGAGGGTATGCCCGAAATGGGAAATTCTTTGAAGTTATGGAGACATTCAAAAGGATGCTAATTGAGGGTAATGTGCTTCCTAATGATGCCACACTGGTGATCGCACTGTCTGCTTGTTCAAGATTAGGAGCTCTTGATTTAGGTAAGTGGGTTCATGCGTATGCGGAGAGTAATGGATATAAGGGAAATCTTTACATTGGGAATGCTTTGATTGACATGTATGCAAAATGTGGAATTATAGAAAATGCTGTTGATGTGTTCAAGAGCATGGGTAGAAAGGATTTGATTACGTGGAACACCATAATCAATGGCATAGCAATGCATGGACATGGGAGTGACGCCCTTAATCTGTTTTGTGAGATGAAAAATGCTGGAGAAACACCAGATGGAATCACCTTCATAGGTATCCTGTGCGCATGTGCACACATGGGCTTAGTTGAAGATGGCTTTTCATATTTCCAGTCAATGGTTGATGATTATTCAATTGTGCCTCAAATTGAGCATTATGGTTGTATGGTTGATCTGTTTGCCCGAGCTGGTCTTTTAGACCAGGCAATAGAGTTTGTGAGGAAGATGCCCATGGAAGCAGATGCTGTTATTTGGGCTGCCTTACTTGGGGCATGTAGGATTTACAAAAACATTGAGTTGGCTGAAGTGGCTCTTGACCAGCTTATCAAACTTGAACCGAAGAACCCCTCAAATTTCGTTATGCTGTCAAATATATATGGGGATCTTGGGAGATGGAAAGATGTTGCACGACTAAAAGTTGCAATGAGGGATACAGGGTTGAGAAAATTGCCAGGATGTAGCTTGATTGAGGTCAACGATTCTGTTGTTGAGTTCTATTCCTTAGATGAGAGGCATTCTGAGAGAGAGGAAATCTATAGAGCCTTGAGGGGGTTGACAAAATC from Castanea sativa cultivar Marrone di Chiusa Pesio chromosome 11, ASM4071231v1 harbors:
- the LOC142615204 gene encoding pentatricopeptide repeat-containing protein At3g29230, which produces MAYARKVFDQIPDPPNIALWNAMFKGYAQNESYREVLVLFSNMKSLDVMPNCFTFPIVLKSCGKINAYVEGQEVQCVAIKGGFRGNPFVGTTLIDMYAGGGAIRAAYKVFGEMVERNVVAWTSMISGYILCRDMVSAQRLFDLAPERDVVLWNTMVSGYIELGDMVAARKLFDEMPNRDVMSWNTVLNGYANNGDVEACERLFEEMPERNIFSWNGLIGGYARNGKFFEVMETFKRMLIEGNVLPNDATLVIALSACSRLGALDLGKWVHAYAESNGYKGNLYIGNALIDMYAKCGIIENAVDVFKSMGRKDLITWNTIINGIAMHGHGSDALNLFCEMKNAGETPDGITFIGILCACAHMGLVEDGFSYFQSMVDDYSIVPQIEHYGCMVDLFARAGLLDQAIEFVRKMPMEADAVIWAALLGACRIYKNIELAEVALDQLIKLEPKNPSNFVMLSNIYGDLGRWKDVARLKVAMRDTGLRKLPGCSLIEVNDSVVEFYSLDERHSEREEIYRALRGLTKSLRSFENLPDLMELEQGG